The genomic segment CGCCGGTGCCGACCCCATCGAGGATCTGCGCAACGGCTGGGACAGCCACGTGGAGTTCGCCCTGCAGAACCCGAACCTGTACCGGTTGATGAACTCCCCCGCGATGCGCACCACCCCGGCCGCGGCGCTGGAGTCCCATCAGATCCTCACCCGGGACCTGGAGCGGGCGGCGGCACTGGGGAAACTGCGGCTCGCCCCCGAGCTGGCCGCCCAGATAGTGATGTCGGCCAACGTCGGTGTGGCCCTGATGCTCGTCGCCCGGCCCTCGACCTTCACCGACCCGAGCACATCGCATCGCGTCCGTGACGCCGTGCACGCCTCCGTCTTCACCCCGGACGTGTTCGGCACCCGAGCCGCCCCGGACGGCTCCGCCGGCGACCGGGACGACGCGCGGCTGCAGTCGACCGCGAGCCGGTTGAACGCACTGCTGCGCCAGTCGCCAGACCAGACGCTCAGCGTCGCCGAGACGGTCCTGCTGACCGAATGGCTGGACCGGCTGTCGAACACCCCCCAGCACCAGTAGGCACGGAAATCCGCGGATGTTTCCCGCCGCGGTGTCGATCCGGGCCCGGGCCGTTCGTATAGGGAGTGAGAAGCCGGCACGAGGCCGGCGGAACGACCTAGGAGGACACCATGCCGCAGTACCTGCTCAGCGTGATGCAGCCCGAAGGGGAGCCGCCCGCCCCCGAGGTCCTGCAGGAGATCATGCGCAACGTGGAGGCTCTGCACGAGGAGCTCAAGGCCGCCGGAGCGTGGGTCTTCGCCGGCGGTCTGCACGCCCCGAGCACCGCGACCGTGGTCCGTCTCCAGGACGGCGACGTGCTCACCACCGACGGCCCGTACCTCGAGGGCAAGGAGTATCTCGGCGGCCTGTCCATCATCGAGGCGCCCGACCTGGACGCCGCGCTGGAATGGGGCCGTAAGAGCGCCCGGGCGACCACCCTCCCGATCGAGGTGCGCCCCTTCTACTGGGAGGCCACCGGCTGATGGCTGATCTGCCGGCCGTCCCCGCCGCGGAGATCGAACAGGTCTTCCGTGCGGAGTACGGCCGCTCGGTGGCGGTCCTGGTCCGTGTCTTCGGCGACATCGACATCGCCGAGGAGGCGGTCCAGGACGCGTTCACCACGGCGCTGGAACGGTGGCCGTCCGCCGGGCTGCCGCCGAGCCCCGCCGGCTGGATCATCACCACGGCACGCAACCGGGCGATCGACCGGCTCCGCCGGGAGGCGTCCCGCCAGGACCGGCATGCCCAGGCCGCTCTGCTGCACGCCCGCGACGAACCGATCGAGGAGGGCCCCGTGCGCGACGACCGGCTCCGCCTGATCTTCACGTGCTGCCACCCCTCGCTCGCCACCGGAGCCCAGGTCGCGCTGACGCTCCGGCTCCTGGGAGGCCTGAGCACCACCGAGATCGCCCACGCGTTCCTGGTTCCTGAACCGACGATGGCCCAGCGGCTGGTGCGGGCCAAGGGCAAGATCCGGGACGCCCGGATCCCCTACCGGGTCCCGTACGAGGCGGACCTCCCGGGGCGGCTCCGGGCCGTACTGGCCGTCGTCTACCTCATCTTCAACGAGGGCTACACGGCCAGTTCGGGCGACCGGCTGGTCCGTGAGGACCTCTGCGCGGAGGCCCTGCGCCTCGGACGGCTGCTGGCCGAACTCATGCCGGACGAACCCGAGGTCATGGGGCTGCTCGCGCTCATGCTGCTCACCGAGTCCCGGCGCCGGGCCCGCTCCGCCCCGGACGGCGGGCTGGTCCCGCTGGCCGAGCAGGACCGGGCCCGGTGGGACGGCGCCCTCGTCGCCGAGGGACAGACCATCGTCCGGCAGTGCCTGCGGCGCGGCCGGCCCGGCCCCTACCAGGTCCAGGCGGCCATCAACGCCGTCCACAGCGATGCTCCGAGCACGGCCGCCACGGACTGGCGGCAGATCCTGCAGCTCTACGACCAGTTGCTGACGCTCACCCCGACCCCCGTCGTGGCCCTCAACCGCGCGGTCGCGGTGGCCGAGGTCGACGGGCCGGAGGCCGCGCTCGCCCTCGTCGACGAGCTCGGCCTCGACGGATACCACGTGCTCCACGCCATCCGGGCCGACCTGCTCCGGCGGCTGGGCCGCACCGCCGAGGCGCGGTCGGCATACGGGACGGCGATCGCGCTCGCCGGGAACCAACCGGAGCACGACTTCCTCACGCGCCGGCAGCGGGAACTCGGCCCGGACCTCTGATCGGCGGTCAGCGGTCCGTGCTCCATGCTCCGCGGTCTGTGACGTTCAGTCGAGCGCCGTCGGAGCGGGCGGGGCGATCGCGAAGTCCGCCGGGTCCACGCCACCCTGCTTCGTGTCGTCGTTCGCGAAGACGAACGACTCGATGGAGATGTTCCGTTCGTCGCTGAGCGCCGCCACCAGCTCCTGCATGACGACGGTCTCCAGCACCACGCGGACACTCGGCGGCACGTCGGGCAGCCGCACCACGCCGAGGTCGGCGCCGCCGCCGACCGGCCGGGTGGTGACGAGCAGCGTGAGGTGCCCGGCGTCCGAGAGGGAGCGGGCCAGGGCGACCTCGCGGCCGTCCCCGAAGACGATGTGCAGGGTCCGGCCCGCGGACTCCATCTCGCCGTGCAGATAGTTCCTGGTGACGGAGGCGGTGGCCGGCATCCGGACGACCTCACGCAGCAGCAGCGCCCCCTCCTCCGCGGCGGCCCGTGAAGCACCCGACGCGACGACGTCGGCGGCCACCCGGCGCGCGGCGCGGGCCCGCAGCGGGTCGATCACCTCCGCCGCGTCATGACGGACGGCCGCCGCCAGCGCCGCGATGCCCTGCCAGGGATCGTCCGCGCCGATCCGGCCCGTCATCGCCCCGGCGATCAGGTCCAGGGCGACGACCGCTCCGGTGAATCCGATCGTCGAGGCGTACGAGTCGGGCTCGTTGCCGAGGTCGACCGTCATCTCCGCGAGCTCGCCCAGCGGGGACGGCGTGACGTTCAGCAGGGCGACGCGCGGTACGTCGTTGGCCTCCTTGAAGGCCGCGAGGGTCTCCGAACTGCGGCCGCCCTGCGACACCCCGATCAGTACATCGACGTCGAACCCGGCGGTGCCCCGATCGATCTCGCTGGAGAGCACCCGCTGGGTGACCACCCCCGGGCACGCAGCAGATCGACCGCCACCCCCAGCGCCGCGTACGACGCGCCGATCCCCGCGAAGAGCGGGCGCTCGGCGGCGCGCAGCCGCTCGAGGCCCGCCCCCTCGAACTGCCCGCGCACATGCGCGACCACCCGCTCCAGCGCGTTCGGCTGGTCGGCCTGCCCCTGGAGGAAGGTAATTCGCGATCCGGACATCCTCGCGGTTCCTTTCGTACGTTCCCACGCCGTAGGAGGAAGGTACGGGAGCCGTCGCGCGCGGTCTGCCGAGTCGGGTGCGGAAGTTGCCTACGCCCCGCCCGCGTTCGGGTTCTCCCCGCGCAAGACCTTCGCCTCCTTCTCCGGGTCCAGTCCGAGCGTGGGCCGGTCCGGCCGCTGCGGTGCGGTGCCGCCCAGGGTCTGGAGCCAGGTCCAGGTGTCGGCCACCGTCTCCGCGACGGGGCGGCAGCGCAGTCCCGCGGCGAGCGCCTTCGAGACGTCCGCGCCGTGCATCGCGTCGTGGACCTCGCCCGGTGGCAGCCAGACCGGGAGCTCCGTCCACGGCTCGATCCCGGCCGCGAGGATGGTCTCCGGGTCGGTCCAGCGCAGTTCGGCGTCCGAGCCGGTGACCCGCACGCAGGTCTCCAGGAGCTCGCCCATCGTGGTGTGCCCCGGCGGGCTCACCAGGTTGTACGGGCCACCGAGCCCCTTCACGGCCGCGTCCAGCGTCCAGGCCGCGAGGTCCCGCGCGTCGATGTACTGCAGCCTCAGCTCCCGCGGGCCGGGCGCCAGCACGCCGCCTCCGCGGGCGATCCGTCCCAGCCACCACGGCAGCCGTCCGATGTTCTCGCCCGGCCCGAGTATCAGCCCCGCCCTGAGCAGCAGCGCCCGCTCCCCGAAGGCCGCCAGCGCCGCCAGTTCCCCGCCCCGCTTGGCCTGGGCGTACTCCACTTCACCGTCGTCGTCGGGGGACGCGTCCACGAGCGGGCCGTCCTCGGTGAGGCCGGCGGGCGGCGGGTACGCGTACACCGACCGGCTGGACACATACGCGTAGGACGTGACCCGGCCGGCGAGCAGCCGGCCCGCGTCGCGCACCGCCGACGGCGCGCCGGACCAGGTGTCGACGACGATGTCCCACTCACCCCGGTCCAGCGCCGCCAGACCGCCCTCCGCGGTCCGGTCGCCCAGCAGCGTGGCCACCCCCGGCGGCGCCGCATGGCGCCCCCGGTGGAACGCCGTCACCTCCCAGCCCCGTCCCAGCGCCTCGTCGGCGACCGCGCGCCCGACGAACTCCGTCCCACCCAGCAGCAGAATCCTCATACGGATCACCCTGCCCCCGCACCGGCCCGGCGGTAACCGTTCCATGCTCACAGCGGAATCGCCCACGGCGGAATGCGGCTGTGCGGGCCCGGCCTGCGGCGTCGTAAGGTCGGGGTATGCGACTGAGCACTGTGATCCTTCCCGTGTACCGCTGGACCGAGGGCCGGGAGGTGTGGCGGCGGGCCGAGGATCTCGGCTTCGACACCGCCTACACCTACGACCACCTGTCCTGGCGGACCTTCCGGGACGGCCCGTGGTTCGGCGCGGTACCCACCCTCACCGCGGCCGCGACGGCCACCGAGCGACTGCGGCTCGGCACGCTCGTCACGTCAGTCAAGCCTTCTTCACCTATCGCAGCCTGACCAGGCAACATCCGTCTCAGACGAGCTGCTTCAGGCCCTCGGTGGCGATCTGCTCGAAGGTCTTGAGGTCGGCAGCGAAGTCGGTCTCCGGGATCGGCCAGTGCAACACGAGCTCGGTGATCCCCGCCTCGCGGTGCTTGCCCGCGAAGTCGACGAACGAGTCCACGGACTCCAGCGGGCCGCGCGGGTCGGGGGTGAAGCCGGTGAGCATGATCTTCTCCAGCTCGCCGACGTCCCGGCCGATCGCCTCGCAGGCCGCGCCGAGCTTGTCGAGCTGACCCTTGATGGCCTCCAGTGACTGCTCGGGGGTGCCGGTCTCGAACAGCTTCGGGTCGCCGGTCGTCACCCACGCCTGGCCGTGGCGTGCGGCCAGCTTCAGCCCCCGCGGCCCGGTGGCGGCCACAGCGAACGGCAGCCGGGGGCGCTGCACGCATCCGGGGATGTTCCGCACCTCGTGCGCCGAGTAGAACGCGCCCTCGAAGCTGACGACGTCCTCACTCAGCAGCTTGTCCAGCAGCAGCACGAACTCCGCGAACCGGTCGGCCCGCTCCCTCGGCGTCCACGCCTCCTGCCCCAGCGCCGTGGCGTCGAACCCCGACCCCCCGGCCCCGATCCCCAGCGTGATCCGCCCACCGCTCACGTCGTCCAGCGTGATCAGGTCCTTCGCCAGCGTCACGGGATGCCGGAAATTAGGAGACGTTACGAGGGTCCCCAACCGAAGGCGCGTCGTGGCAGCCGCAGCGGCGGCCAGCGTGGGCACTGCGCCGAACCACGGCCCGTCGCGGAAGGTCCGCCAGGACAGATGGTCGTAGGTATACGCGGTGTGGAAGCCAAGGTCTTCGGCGCGCCGCCACACCTCCTGGCCCTGCTGCCAGCGGTACACGGGAAGGATCACAGTGCTGAGTCGCATGCTCCGAGCCTACGGGGAACACGCCTAAACAACCTGGTCGGAGACGCGTGCCAGGTCGGCGGCATCAGACGTCCTTCCCAGCGGCGGGGTAGCGAATCGGCAAGGCCGCCTTCCGCGGCGACCCGGGGGCCGGCACAAGGCCGGTCACCGACCCAAGGCCGGGCCCCCAGGACCGACCGCGCTTGGCTGGCTACCTGCGCGAGACCTACGGCAACCTCTACCGCCAATTCTGGGTTAACTCTCCAGCGGCAGTGATCATCGCTACGGTGGGTGCACAGGGAATGATCCGCGGCACCGGGTCTTGGGGGATGCTATGGGCAGACGTCGCGGTTTCATCGCGGAGTTGAACTACCAGACGCAGCAGGCGGAAAAGCGCCGGCGACAGCAGGATGCGGCCGCCCATCGTGCTCATCTTGCAGCGCAGCGCGAAACCGAACGAGCCAAGAAGTCATACGAGCGCGCGCAGGCGACGGCGGCAAGAGCCTCTGCTGCCGACAAAAAGGCCGCCGAGCGTGAGGTCGCGCGGCTCCAGCTGGAGTCCAGGCTCGCCGAGGTTGAGTCCCTGAACACCGATCTGGCCCGCGATCTTGCCGATATCGACGGTCTGCTCGCGTGGACCCTGGACATAGATGACTATGTCGATCTCGAATCATTGAAGATCTCAAAGGTTAAGCACCCTCCGTTCGAGCCTGGTGGCTTGGCCCTCCCTTCGCCCGCGGCCATCGAGCCGAAGCACACCCCTGAGCCCGTGTATCAGGAGCCGACTGCACCCAGCGGACTCTCAGCCGTGCTCGGTGGCAAGAAGAGGCACCAGCAGGCTGTCGAGGCAGCTAGGGTCGCCTTCGAGAACGCGCATAGCGAGTGGGAGCGCGTCAGGCATGCTCTCCACAAAATCTACGTCACAGAACTTGCCCGGCGCGAGAAGATGGAAGCCAAGCGAGTGGCGGAACTGTCTGCCGCCGAGGAGAAATACGAGCAGGAATGCAAAAAGCGTGAGCTCGAGGCGTCATCTCATAACGCCGAGCTCACCAAGCTCATCAACGACCTTGCCTTCGATGTTGAATCCGCCATCCAGGACTACGTCAGCATCGTCCTGTCCAACTCACTCTACCCCGAGGTCTTCCCGGTCGAGCATGACCATGCTTTTAATCTCGGCTCCCGCGAACTCACGCTTGCAGTCAGCGTTCCTGATCCCTCAACCGTACCCTCGGTGAAGGGGTACCGATACGTGAAGGCGAGGGACGAGATCACCTCAACCGACCTGCCCATTCGTGAAAAGAAGGACCGGTATGCGAACGCGGTCTGGCAGGTCGCAGTTCGCAGTCTGCACGAAGTCTTCGAGGCCGACCGCGCCGGCAAAATCCACTCGATCGCACTGACGGTCGGTGTCAACACAATCGACCCCGGCACTGGCCGACCGGCAACCGTTCCTCTTGTCGTCGTCGCCGCAGACCGCGAGACCTTCAACGGGTTCGATCTGGCCAGAGTTGTCCCGCAGGCGACGTTGCAGCATCTCGGTGCCGCGCTGTCGAAGGCGCCGTTCGACCTGGTGCCGGCCGACACCAGTCGCGGCATCCGCGTGCGAGGGCAGTGACTATGAGGTTCAACTCACCGCCAGGTTGGCCCACACCACCTGAGGGCTGGACTCCCCCGGCGGGATGGAAGCCCGACCCGGCCTGGCCGACCCCACCACCTGGCTGGCGCCTCTTCGTCCCCGTCGACGATTCCGAGTCGGGCAACGCCGTCGACGAGTCCGCCCCCGCGTCAACCACAGAGACTCCCACGGACCCGGCGCCAGGGTCACAGGGAACCGGGCCAGACCAGATATCTGCCAGCCCCCAGACTCCACAACCGTTCTCCGAAATCGACCCCGCGCCCATGTTGGCCCGCATTGCCGATCTCGAAGCCGCCCTCGCCACGACGCAAAGTGCTGCGGACGTGATCGATGTCAGCGACCAACGCGCCTTGCAGGACGTCGGCATCTACCGCTACCACCATCCTCTAGAGAACGCAGCGGCTTACAAGGACCGGCTCCGCAACCTCGAAGGCCAGATCGACGACGTCATCAAGAACGGGCGCGCGATCCTCGCCGCCGACATGTTCACCTTCGACGGATCTCTAGCCCGAGGAAGGAAGCTTGTCGGCGATCTGGCCAAGCTGATGCTGCGGGCCTACAACGCCGAGGCGGACAACTGCGTGCGCTCTTTGAGGTCAGGGAACACGCGCACTGCGCAGAAGCGACTTGAGTCGGCGGTCACCGCGATCGAGAGGCTCGGGACGATCATGGAGATGCGGATCAACCCCGATTATCATGCTCTGCGAGTCGCTGAGCTCGAGCTGACCGCTGACTTCCAGATGATGGTGCAGGAAGAGCGCGAACACGCCCGCCAGGCGCGCCAGCTTCTTCGTGAACAGCGTCAGGCCGAGCAGGAATTGGCCGCCGAGAAAGAGCGACTCGAGAAAGAGCGAGCGCACTACATCAGCGTCCTGGAATCCCTCCGCGCCAATGGCGACGACACCGCTGTCACCGAACTGTCCCGTCGCCTCTCCGACATTGAAAAGGCCATCGCAGCCAACGACTACCGGATCGCCCACATCCGTGCTGGTTACGTGTACGTCATCTCCAACATTGGCGCCTTCGGTCCGAACATCGTCAAGATCGGCATGACCCGCCGTCTCGAGCCGATGGACCGAGTCCGCGAACTTGGCGACGCTTCAGTGCCCTTTCGGTACGACGTCCACGCCATGTTCTTCTCCGATGACGCCGTGACACTGGAGTCCGAACTCCATAAGGCTTTCGCCGATCGCCGCGTCAACTTCGTCAATGAGCGACGCGAATTCTTCTTCGCCACACCGTCCGAGGTCCGAGCGACTTTGGCAGACAAAGCAGGCGGCCTGCTCGAGTTCACGGAGGAACCTGCGGCTCTCGAGTACTTCCAGAGCCGCAGCCGCTGGCCACAGCAGAGCTAGCGATGCCGAGTAGCCGGGGCATCGCAGCCCCTGGCTATTCGGCGGTCGAGGCCCGTCGTCCCAACGGACTCGGGTGAGCCCGTTGGTTGGCCAGTAGAAGGTGTGGGCCGAGTCATGGTTCCCGCCTGCGGGGTCACTCCCGGTACAGGAGAATGCATCGACAAGCCCACCGTTCGGGACGGAGATTCCATGGGCGCACCACCGAAGATGACGGCACGAGCGGCCTTCGACCTGAACATGCACGACGCCGAGATGCTGGTGGAGCTGGCCAAGCTGCTGAGCAACCAACGGGTCCGAAGCATGCGCCGAGAGAAGAGGGAGCGCCTGGGGGCAGCGCTGACTCTCCCCCAGAAGCAGTGGGACGATCTTGAGTGCCTTGAAAATGAGCGCGTGTTCGTCACCTTCAAGCCAGGGCACGCTGAGTGGCGCGAGCGTCTTGAGGAGCCGAACCTCCGACCGTTGCTCCGGCAGTCCCTGGTTGCGGCATGTGCGGCAATCGAGACCTTCTGCGCCGATCGCGTCATGGAACTGTACCCGGCGGCGATAAAGCAGGACCCGCGGCCGAGCCGACTGCTGGAACTGTCGCTCACGGTCGAGGAATATCTGACGATCCAGAAGAGATACACGAAGACCGCCTGGGGTCTTCGGCAGGTCGTCGAGCTTGAAGTGAGGCAGCGGGCGAGTCCCGCGCCGGCGCAGATTGGAACGCTCTTCTCACTGGTGGGCAAGAGCAAGCTCTTCCCCGGCATCGACAAGATCCGCAAGGTTGGGAATGGCGTCTCGACCGTAGAGCTGGACCGGATCGTCGAGCGGCGCAATCTCATCGCACATACCGGTGATCGAAGTGGGCGAGGTCGGGCTTCGATTGCTGTTGCCGACGTCGAAGGCGACTTGGCTATCATCGCGGCGATCATCGACGCCTTGGATCAACTGACCACGATCTGAGCACTGCGGAGATTTCAAACGCCCCGCGACGGTACGTGTGGCCACCGGGCATCCTGGGTGGCCACACGGCATTCGCTGTCAGCCGGCAACGACATCCTCGTCGGCCTCGGCCTCCGGCGGAGCGGTGTTCTTGTCGGTCGCGGGGAATGTGTGGCTCTGCGGCTCCATCTCCAGCCAGCGGTAAGCCCATTCCCGGTGGACGACGAGGTCCTTCGCCCAGGGAAAGACTTGGGGGGTCATGCCCTTGATGGCGCCGATCATTTCGTCGGTCGCGCTGTCGACGCGGGCGCTGCGGACGTTGGCCTTCAGTCCTTCCGGGACGTGGAACTCGAAGGTGAGCTTGAGAACGCGCCTGCTGGCCATGGTTGCCTCCTTGGGCGTGATGTGACCCCAGCATCTCGCAATCTCCGCGAGACTGGTCTATCTCGCGGAGATTTCCGCCAGTGCTCCCTCGGTCGAGCGAAGTCCCGAGCACCTCGTGCACTACAGGTGTTGCACAAATTATGGTCACTTTGACTGCTTCTGAGCTGCGAGAACTCCAACCACACGCTGGCGGAGCCCCGGACACTGGTCGGCGATTTCGACTGCTCGGGCGAGAACATAGGACGCGACTTGGTGGCGCACACGGCCTGCTGGAGTCGGACGACGGGTGCTGCTCGCCTACAAACAGGTGGTCCACGAGTACAAGCTCCCCGCGACCAAGGGCAAGCGCAGCGAACCCAGTGGCCGGCCTTCGCACGCCGCTACGGCTTCGACGTCGGCCGCCCCGTGCAGTGGGAGGTCGAAGCCCTGGAGGCGGCCGAGCTCCAGCGCCTAATCCTGGCCGCCGTCGACCCGTTCGTCGACCATGCCGTGCCGCCCAGCGGATCGCCTGAGAGGAAGATCAGCGCTGCGCCCTGTAGGGCGTTCCGAGCGGCGGGGGATCCCACCTGCGATCTGGCAACGAAGACATCGCGCGAGCGCCGGGACGAGGCGACCGTACGGGCAGCCCGCATGCGCGGGAAAGCGTGCGTGGCCGTTGCAGACAGTCCGTAGCGTGTGCGCATGACCTTCTCGTACAAAGCCCCAATGCCGGCCGAGCAGATCCGGCAACTGCCTCCGCGGGATGTCGCGCTGCTCCTCCTGCAGCACCTCGGCAGCACCCAGGGCCGGCACGTACAGTTCGCCGTAGTCGTCAGCACAGCACAGCAAGCATTTCAGCACGAACCGGACACGGACGAACTCCTGGATGGATTGGCCGATGCCTGGGCCTGGCTGGAGTCGCGCGCCCTCATAGCCCGGGACTGGTCACAGTCCGAAGCGTTCCGCCGCGTGTCCCTTCTGGGAGCGGAGTTGCTGGAAAGCTCGCAGGGAATCACCAGGTTCGAGGCACGAGAGCGCCTGTCCGGCGCGCTGCACCCAGACCTGGAAAATACCGTGCGCACCAACTTCAGCCTCGGCGACTACGAAACCGCCAGCTTCGCCGCGATGAAAGCGGTTGAGGTTGCAGTTCGAAATGCCTCCGGCCTGGACAACTCCCTGGTCGGCGTGAAGCTGATGCGCGCTGCCTTCCAGCCCCACCAGAACGGCAAGCCGGGCGGCCCACTCGCCGACGCCGAAGCAGAACCCGGCGAGCAGGAGGCCGCTTCCGCGCTGTTCGCCGGAGCTATGGGCGCCTATAAGAACCCCGCCAGCCACCGCACCGTGGACTTCGATGATCCGATCGAGGCTGCCGAGATCACCCAATTCGCCGACTTGCTACTGCGCCAAGTCGAGCGGGCCAAGCGGCGCCGGAACGCCTCGGGGGATAGAAACCAGATTCATCGGCCGTGACCCAAGACCATCACGGTGCGGAACGATCGCGGTGCGGCGGCCTGCGCGCGAACGGCAAGATATCCCACGGATCTGCTTCTCCCCACGAAGTGTTGGAGTCTGCCACCCCATGCGCCGTTCCGTACCCCTTCTGGTTGCCGTCGTCGTCTCGATAGTGACCTCGGCCTGCACAACATCCACATCGAGGAGCATAGACGCGTCGGCCGTCACGAGTGTCGGACCATGCGCGCAGGGAACACCAGATCCCGTTCTGGAACTATCCGTCGGTCGCTGCGCGCTGACGGTCGACAACCGCAGTGCGCAGATGCGTGCCTACCTGATCGATCTGACCTGTAGCGGGGGTGGTCGCCTATCTGAGTATCAGTCTGGCAGGGGCTTGTACTACGTCCGGCCGGGAACCCATGCATTCTCCAGCTTGGGAATTGCCGGTGGCCCAGCGCCAACCCCGCTGACCTGCGCCGTCTCTACCTCGACGGTCCGGAACCTGGAGCCCGACGAGGGCAATGCGAATGCAGAGCAAGACCTGCCCCGAGGCGATCCTGCTGCAGCCCTTGCCTCCCCGCCCGACCTGGACGCAACTCCGACCTTGGACGCCTCATCACTCACCCCGTCGGATTCGCCGACGGCAATCGAACCAAGCGACGACCCCCACGCAGACGTCAGGGCCCCCATGCAAACACCGGACGGACTGCACTTCGCAGCGGTAGTGCTCAACGAGGACCGTGTGCCCCACGGCTACCGCATCACCTATGCGTACGACGCGTACACCGATGTCAGCGGACAACACCATCCTGCCTTCAACGTCACGCTCACCGTGCCGCGGGCGGATCCTGGGGTGGAGGTTGACGGTCCGACGTTCAGCGCTGGCGCCGGACCGGGTACGTCTGACGGTAGTGAGGGAACCTGGCATTGGAGCGTGACCCTGATGTCCCCGCAGTAGCCGCCGCCCCCACGAGGCAGATCGGCGTTACCGGTGACCGGCTTCCCCTGCAGGAGTGCCAGCTTTCGACGGGGCGGTGGTGGCGAGCAGTGGCAGGACGACGGCGAGGGTGAGCGTGGGCAGGGCGCGCCGGATCAGCTGGGTGATCATGCCGCGGTCATCAGGTCGCGGGCTCGCTCGTTGAAGTCTGCGATGAGGCGGTGGTTCCCGAAGGGCTCCATGCGTCGCTGCAGGTCCTGTACGGCT from the Streptomyces sp. RKAG293 genome contains:
- a CDS encoding LLM class flavin-dependent oxidoreductase, which gives rise to MRLSTVILPVYRWQQGQEVWRRAEDLGFHTAYTYDHLSWRTFRDGPWFGAVPTLAAAAAATTRLRLGTLVTSPNFRHPVTLAKDLITLDDVSGGRITLGIGAGGSGFDATALGQEAWTPRERADRFAEFVLLLDKLLSEDVVSFEGAFYSAHEVRNIPGCVQRPRLPFAVAATGPRGLKLAARHGQAWVTTGDPKLFETGTPEQSLEAIKGQLDKLGAACEAIGRDVGELEKIMLTGFTPDPRGPLESVDSFVDFAGKHREAGITELVLHWPIPETDFAADLKTFEQIATEGLKQLV
- a CDS encoding HEPN domain-containing protein; amino-acid sequence: MGAPPKMTARAAFDLNMHDAEMLVELAKLLSNQRVRSMRREKRERLGAALTLPQKQWDDLECLENERVFVTFKPGHAEWRERLEEPNLRPLLRQSLVAACAAIETFCADRVMELYPAAIKQDPRPSRLLELSLTVEEYLTIQKRYTKTAWGLRQVVELEVRQRASPAPAQIGTLFSLVGKSKLFPGIDKIRKVGNGVSTVELDRIVERRNLIAHTGDRSGRGRASIAVADVEGDLAIIAAIIDALDQLTTI
- a CDS encoding YciI family protein, with protein sequence MPQYLLSVMQPEGEPPAPEVLQEIMRNVEALHEELKAAGAWVFAGGLHAPSTATVVRLQDGDVLTTDGPYLEGKEYLGGLSIIEAPDLDAALEWGRKSARATTLPIEVRPFYWEATG
- a CDS encoding TIGR02391 family protein; translation: MTFSYKAPMPAEQIRQLPPRDVALLLLQHLGSTQGRHVQFAVVVSTAQQAFQHEPDTDELLDGLADAWAWLESRALIARDWSQSEAFRRVSLLGAELLESSQGITRFEARERLSGALHPDLENTVRTNFSLGDYETASFAAMKAVEVAVRNASGLDNSLVGVKLMRAAFQPHQNGKPGGPLADAEAEPGEQEAASALFAGAMGAYKNPASHRTVDFDDPIEAAEITQFADLLLRQVERAKRRRNASGDRNQIHRP
- a CDS encoding DUF4041 domain-containing protein; translation: MLARIADLEAALATTQSAADVIDVSDQRALQDVGIYRYHHPLENAAAYKDRLRNLEGQIDDVIKNGRAILAADMFTFDGSLARGRKLVGDLAKLMLRAYNAEADNCVRSLRSGNTRTAQKRLESAVTAIERLGTIMEMRINPDYHALRVAELELTADFQMMVQEEREHARQARQLLREQRQAEQELAAEKERLEKERAHYISVLESLRANGDDTAVTELSRRLSDIEKAIAANDYRIAHIRAGYVYVISNIGAFGPNIVKIGMTRRLEPMDRVRELGDASVPFRYDVHAMFFSDDAVTLESELHKAFADRRVNFVNERREFFFATPSEVRATLADKAGGLLEFTEEPAALEYFQSRSRWPQQS
- a CDS encoding RNA polymerase sigma factor → MADLPAVPAAEIEQVFRAEYGRSVAVLVRVFGDIDIAEEAVQDAFTTALERWPSAGLPPSPAGWIITTARNRAIDRLRREASRQDRHAQAALLHARDEPIEEGPVRDDRLRLIFTCCHPSLATGAQVALTLRLLGGLSTTEIAHAFLVPEPTMAQRLVRAKGKIRDARIPYRVPYEADLPGRLRAVLAVVYLIFNEGYTASSGDRLVREDLCAEALRLGRLLAELMPDEPEVMGLLALMLLTESRRRARSAPDGGLVPLAEQDRARWDGALVAEGQTIVRQCLRRGRPGPYQVQAAINAVHSDAPSTAATDWRQILQLYDQLLTLTPTPVVALNRAVAVAEVDGPEAALALVDELGLDGYHVLHAIRADLLRRLGRTAEARSAYGTAIALAGNQPEHDFLTRRQRELGPDL
- a CDS encoding NAD-dependent epimerase/dehydratase family protein, producing the protein MRILLLGGTEFVGRAVADEALGRGWEVTAFHRGRHAAPPGVATLLGDRTAEGGLAALDRGEWDIVVDTWSGAPSAVRDAGRLLAGRVTSYAYVSSRSVYAYPPPAGLTEDGPLVDASPDDDGEVEYAQAKRGGELAALAAFGERALLLRAGLILGPGENIGRLPWWLGRIARGGGVLAPGPRELRLQYIDARDLAAWTLDAAVKGLGGPYNLVSPPGHTTMGELLETCVRVTGSDAELRWTDPETILAAGIEPWTELPVWLPPGEVHDAMHGADVSKALAAGLRCRPVAETVADTWTWLQTLGGTAPQRPDRPTLGLDPEKEAKVLRGENPNAGGA
- a CDS encoding TetR/AcrR family transcriptional regulator, whose protein sequence is MSTRARILEVAADLVAESPDGDVSTRAVCEAAQVGAPALYRYFGDKEGLLSAVVDHGFDKYLATKRQHRAGADPIEDLRNGWDSHVEFALQNPNLYRLMNSPAMRTTPAAALESHQILTRDLERAAALGKLRLAPELAAQIVMSANVGVALMLVARPSTFTDPSTSHRVRDAVHASVFTPDVFGTRAAPDGSAGDRDDARLQSTASRLNALLRQSPDQTLSVAETVLLTEWLDRLSNTPQHQ